TTGTTGCCAAGCTTTTCCAATGGCAATAGAGACATTAGCCTACTTACTTCATTGACCTTAATTCCTCAAGGAAATCCAGCTTTATCAGTAGCTTGGACACTTTCTTTTGAACTTTGTTTTTATCTTTTGTTTAGTATTTCATTTTATTCCAAAAAGGCTTGGAATTGGTTTGTTTTGGTGTGGTTTTTAGCCATAATTATATTTACGCATTCGTCATTATTTTCCTTGCCTTTTTTGGAAAATCCTTATTTTAGAATCCTTTTTTCACCCTATAATATTGAATTTATTTTGGGTTTTGTTCTCGCATTGTCGGTGATCCGAAAAATAAGAATAAATATAATACTTTTATTTTTGTTGCTTCTTTTGGCTCTTATATCTTTCTTCTATTGTACATTTAACAATTTAAAACTATTTCCTTTTGTCGTGAATCTATTGTTTGCCATAGTTGCATTTTTAAGTATTTTTATGGCAACCAGTTTTGGCAATTTCAAAATTAACAAAACATCTGTGATTATGATGGTGGGCAATGCGACGTATTCTATTTATTTAATTCACAATCCTTTGCAGATGATTTTGATTCGTTTGTATCCAAAAATCACGTCTATAACTAGTTTGATGGTTGCTTTGGTGTTGGTATTGATTCTTTCCTGTGTTGTTGGGTATGCATATTATTTTATTTTTGAAAAAAAAGCAATGAACAGCATTAAATCTAAATTAATAAAGTAAACATGAATTTTTTTATTACCATTTTAATTTTTGTACTAGGGTATTTATTTATTCAAAGTTTTGCCGAAAAACTTTCTGAGGAGAATTTGAATACGTTAAAAAAACTATTTCTGTTTCATATTGTATTTGGAGCTTATTTTTGTTTTTTTGTTCAAGGTGATGCAGTAGGATATTGGAAGCAAGCTAAATTGATGACTTACACGGATTTTATCTATTCGTTAACCCAGGATCAAGGAACATATTTTATACTGGCACTAAATTATTACCCCTCAAATATTTTAGATTTATCTTATTTTACTGGGACTATGATATATAGTTTGATTGGTTTTATTGGCTTAACGTATTTTTATGTAATCGCTGTAGAGTTGATTCCTAATAACCCAAAATTCAAAGGATATTATTTATTTCCGTTACTCTTTTTTCTTCCTAATTTACATTTTTGGAGTTGTGCAGTAGGTAAGGACACCTTATTGTTTTTTTGTATTGCTATTTTTACTTATGGATTAATGCAACCTTTCAAGCGGATGCCTATGATCATTTTTGGACTGCTATTAGCTTATTTTATTCGACCACATATGACATTATTTATGCTTTTGGGATTTGGGATGGCTTATTTTTCCGGGCAAAATATTTCAGTGTTACGTCGTATTCTATTTTTTGGTTTAATGATAGGAATTGCAATTGCAATATTGCCTATGGTAATGCAATTTGCTCGTATTGAAGAAGCTTCTTTAGAAAGTTTTGATAAATTTTCAGAGACCAAAGTTGCTTTATTGAGTAAAGCGAGTGCGGGTTCAGCGGTTGATATTTCTTCCTATCCGTTCCCTTTGAAAGTTTTTACCTTTTTGTTTAGGCCTTTATTTTTTGATATCAATGGGATTCCTTCAGTTTTAGCCTCTTTTGAAAATTTACTTTTATTAGTATTATCTTATACAGTTCTTAGAAACAAACCAGTACAAACTTTTAAGAATGCACCATTTGTCATTCAAGGTATGATTTACTTTTTGATAATCGGAACTTTAGCATTTTCTCAATCTTTAGGGAATGTAGGGATAATGATTCGTATGCGAAATATGTTTTTACCAGGCCTGCTTATATTTATTTTTTGGCATTTCTCTTATTGGCATTCGCAAGAATCCGAGCACTGATTCCTATTTATTTCTTAACAATTTATACTGTTTTTATAGCTTAAGTTTCCTTTAATTTAAATTATTGTAAAGGTTTTTACGAGATCTGATTTACTTCAAATTTTGATGTTATTTTTATCAAAATTGATAGAAATCATGATTTTATAAAATCAAAATAAAGGAACAAAAGAGGATTTAAATTGGTATGAAAACTGACAAAAAATTAATCCGTATTGCCACA
This region of Flavobacterium lacustre genomic DNA includes:
- a CDS encoding acyltransferase family protein, whose translation is MSRRSKSNYLDILQIFRGLAAAMVVLHHSIGSLKYYHKIDYSTLNYVGSIGKYGVDFFFVLSGFIITYSAYYKYNEPNSFSNYIKNRLIRIYVPYLPIGIFMLVIYTLLPSFSNGNRDISLLTSLTLIPQGNPALSVAWTLSFELCFYLLFSISFYSKKAWNWFVLVWFLAIIIFTHSSLFSLPFLENPYFRILFSPYNIEFILGFVLALSVIRKIRINIILLFLLLLLALISFFYCTFNNLKLFPFVVNLLFAIVAFLSIFMATSFGNFKINKTSVIMMVGNATYSIYLIHNPLQMILIRLYPKITSITSLMVALVLVLILSCVVGYAYYFIFEKKAMNSIKSKLIK